Genomic window (Rathayibacter sp. VKM Ac-2760):
CACCTGGATCGCGCTGACCAACGGCCTGCGCGGCTCGAACCCCTTCTCGGAGGCGTGCCACATCGCCATGGGCTACGGCCGCGAGGCCCTGATCAAGGACGACTGGAAGAAGATCTTCGACGACTCGGAGCTCGACTCCGTCATCGCGAAGATGCTGAAGATCGACGCCGTCAAGCGCTGAGTCGCGAGCCCGGGTGCGTGCGCGACGACCTTCGGCTCGTGGTTCCGGGTCCGGCTCGCTGGAATCCGCTGTTTCGGCGAGCCGGGGCTGTTTCTGCGAGCCGGGGCGTCGCTCCGCACACCTTCGGCTCGTGGATTCACCCTCGGCTCGCTGAATACTGCGGTTTCTGCGAGCCGAGTGTGTTTCTGCGAGCCGGGGCGTCGCTCCGCACCTTCGGCTCGTGAATTGACCCTCGGCTCGCTGGATTCAGCGGTTTCTGCGAGCCGAAGGTGTTTCTGCGAGCCGGGGTGTCGCTCCGCACCTTCGGCTCGTGAATTCACCCTCGGCTCGCTGGATTCAGCGGTTTCTGCGAGCCGAAGGTGTTTCCGCGAGCCGACGCGTCGCTCCGCCACCTTCGGCTCGTCGAACCGCCTCCTGCTCGAGGCGTCCCGGAACGGTCGAGACGGCCCGCAGCAGCGGGACGCCTCGAGGGCCCGACTACAGGCGGACGACCATCTTGCCGGTGTTGCCGCCCCGCATCATCGAGAGGAAGGCGTCGACGGCGTGGTCGATGCCGTCGACGACGGTCTCGTCGTACGCGATGCTCCCCTCCTGGAACCAGCCGCCCATCAGGCGGTTGAACTCCGGGGCGTGGTCGAGGTAGGCCGCGAGGGTGAAGCCGCGCAGGGTCAGCCCGCGCGTGATGACGTTGGCCATGTTGTCGGGGCCGGCCGGCTTCTCCGTGCTGTTGTAGCCGGCGATCGCGCCGCAGAGCGCCGCGCGCCCGCCGTCGTTGAAGGCGTCGAGCGCCGCCTCGAGGTGGTCGCAGCCGACGTTGTCGAAGTACACGTCGATGCCCTCGGGCGCCGCGGCGGCGAGCTGCTCGCGGACGGGGCCGGCGTGGTAGTCGAACGCGGCGTCGTAGCCGTACTTCTCGGTGAGCAGCGCGACCTTCTCGGCCGAGCCGGCGGAGCCGATGACGCGCTTCGCGCCGAGCAGGCGCGCGATCTGGCCGGCGGCCGAGCCGACGGCTCCCGCGGCGCCCGAGACGAAGACGGTGTCGCCCTCCTTCAGCCCCGCGATGGTGGTGAGGCCGACGAAGGCGGTGAGCCCCGTCATGCCCAGGACGCCGAGCCGCAGCGACAGCGGAGCTCCGGGGATCTCGGGGACGACGCGGAACGCCGACGTCTCGGCCTGGACGATGTCGCGCCAGCCGAGCTGGTGCAGCACGACGGCGCCGACCGGGAAGTCCGGGTCGCTCGACACGGTGACCCGGCCGATCGCGCCGCCGGTCATCGTCTCGCCGAGCGCGTAGGGCGGGGTGTAGCTCTTGACGTCGTTCATCCGCCCGCGCATGTACGGGTCGACGGAGAGGAAGGCGTTCTCGACGCGGATCTCGCCGGCCGCGGGCGCGTCGTACTCGACCTGCGCGGTGCGGAAGTCCTCGGCGACGGGCCAGCCGACGGGGCGGCGGACGAGCTGGATCTGGGTGCTGGTGACGGTGGTCATGGAGCCTTCCGAAGGGTCGTGGGGGTGGGGATCAGGAGGCGGCGAGGCCGATGCCGAGCGCGAGGACCGCGAGCAGTCCGGGCGTCATCTGCGTGAGCGCGGCGCGGCGCTTGCCGGGGGAGGAGAGCAGCAGCACGAGGGCGGCGGCCACCATCGATCCGGTACCGGTGAAGACGAGTGCGGCGCCGACGTTCGTCGCTCCCGTGGCGAGGACGATCACGCCGACGATCGTCACGATCGCGAGGAACAGGTTGTAGAAGCCCTGGTTGAACGCGAGCTCCCTCGTGGCCTCGGCCTCGCCGGCCGTGGTGCCGAAGGTGGAGCGGGCGCGCGGGGTCGTCCAGAGCAGCGACTCCAGCACGAAGATGTACACGTGCAGCAGTGCCGCGAGGGCGGCGAGCACGAGTCCGAGGACGATCACGGCGGGGCCTCCTGATTGTGTAACGTTCGGTTCACTACGGAACGGGCCCACTCTATACTGGAACGACCGGTGCACAACAGTCCGGCCTCGTCGAGCAGCCAGCAGAGGGAGTCGCCGTGGGGCGCACGCAGAGCTTCGACACCGACCAGGTGATCCGGTCGGCTCGGGGCGTCTTCTGGGACCGCGGCTTCGAAGAGGCGTCGCTGCCCGAGCTCGAGGCGGCGACGGGACTCGGCCGCTCGAGCCTCTACCACGCGTTCGGCAGCAAGCGCGGGCTCTTCGACGCGGCGGTGCAGAGCTACCTCGACGAGATCGTGCGCCCGCGGCTCGAGCCGCTGACGCGCGGCGACGTCGATCCGGATGCGCTGGCCGACTACTTCGCGGGGCTCCGTGACGCGCTCGCGGACCCGCGCACGGTGTCGGCGCAGAGCGGATGCCTGCTCCTCAATGCGGCGGGGGCGCCGATCGCGCGCGACGACGCGGTGCGCGAGGTGATCGCGGAGTACCGGGCGGAGCTGCAGCGGGCGATGCTCGCGGGGGCTCGCGCGCGGTGGCCGGAGGCGTCGGCGGAGTGGAGCGGGCGGCAGGCGGGGGTGCTGGTGTCGCTGCTCGTGACGTCGCTCGTGCTGGCGCGAGTGGATCCGGGGCAGGCGGTGGCGACGGCGGCGTCGGCGCTGGGGCTGGTGCGGGTGGGCTGAGGGTCCTGCGGGTTGGTGCTTGCGGCTCGCGGCTTGCGGCCTCGGGGCGGGGCTCGTCGCTGCGCGACGTCGCGGTCTGCGCCTGCGGGGTGGGACGCCTGCGGGGTGGAACGCCTGCGGGGTGGACGCGGCACCTCGTCGCGGCTCCCTCCCGCGCGCCCGCCAGACCCGAGCCAGGAGCCGCGACGAGGTGCCGCGACCACCCCTCGTGCTCGGAGGAGGTGCAGGGTTCGGCTCGTGAAAGGCGGTCGGGCTCGCGGGAATCGGTGGTTCTGGCGTGCCGGAAGTGGTTCTGCGAGCCGGAGGTGTGGGGGCCGCGGGTTCGGCTCGTGAAAGGTCGTCCGGCTCGCGGGATTCGGCGGTTCTGGCGTGCCGGAGGTGATTTCGCGAGCCGGAGGTGATGGGGGCCGCGGGTTCGGCTCGTGAAACGTCGTCGGGCTCGTGGGAATCGGTGGTTCTGGCGTGCCGGAGGTGGTTCTGCGAGCCGGAGGTTCGCGGCCGCAGGTTCGGCTCGTGAAAGGCGGTCCGGCTCGTACGATTCGGCGGTTCTGGCGAGCCGGAGGTCATTTCGCGAGCCGGAGGTGGTCGGGGCCGCAGGTTCGGCTCGTGGAAGGCGGTCCGGCTCGCGGGATTCGGCGGTTTCGGCGTGCCGGAGGTGATTCTGCGAGCCGGAGGTGGAGGGCCGGCGGACGCGCGAGGGCCGGCGGAGGGGTGCTCCGCCGGCCCTCGGGGTGGTGCGTCAGTCGGTGCCGGAGTCGAAGGCGGCGCCCTCGGAGGCGAGGTCGGTGGCGCGGCCCAGGGCGTCCGCGGCGGCGGAGCCGTTGCCCTCGGTGATGGCGTCGGCCTCGCCGATCTCGAGGTGGCCGACGAGCTCGGCGGTGGGCCCGCCGACCAGGCCGGCGGCGGCGTACTGCTCCAGGCGCGAGCGGGAGTCGGCGATGTCGAGGTTGCGCATGGTCAGCTGGCCGATGCGGTCCTCGGGGCCGAAGGCGGCGTCACCGACGCGCTCCATCGACAACTTGTCGGGGTGGTAGCTCAGCGCGGGGCCGGTGGTGTCGAGGATCGTGTAGTCGTCGCCGCGGCGCAGGCGCACGGTGACCTCGCCGGTGACGGCCGAGCCGACCCAGCGCTGGAGGGACTCGCGCAGCATCAGCGACTGCGGGTCGAGCCAGCGGCCCTCGTACATCAGGCGGCCGAGGCGGCGGCCCTCGGAGT
Coding sequences:
- a CDS encoding NADP-dependent oxidoreductase, which translates into the protein MTTVTSTQIQLVRRPVGWPVAEDFRTAQVEYDAPAAGEIRVENAFLSVDPYMRGRMNDVKSYTPPYALGETMTGGAIGRVTVSSDPDFPVGAVVLHQLGWRDIVQAETSAFRVVPEIPGAPLSLRLGVLGMTGLTAFVGLTTIAGLKEGDTVFVSGAAGAVGSAAGQIARLLGAKRVIGSAGSAEKVALLTEKYGYDAAFDYHAGPVREQLAAAAPEGIDVYFDNVGCDHLEAALDAFNDGGRAALCGAIAGYNSTEKPAGPDNMANVITRGLTLRGFTLAAYLDHAPEFNRLMGGWFQEGSIAYDETVVDGIDHAVDAFLSMMRGGNTGKMVVRL
- a CDS encoding DUF1304 domain-containing protein is translated as MIVLGLVLAALAALLHVYIFVLESLLWTTPRARSTFGTTAGEAEATRELAFNQGFYNLFLAIVTIVGVIVLATGATNVGAALVFTGTGSMVAAALVLLLSSPGKRRAALTQMTPGLLAVLALGIGLAAS
- a CDS encoding TetR/AcrR family transcriptional regulator, producing the protein MGRTQSFDTDQVIRSARGVFWDRGFEEASLPELEAATGLGRSSLYHAFGSKRGLFDAAVQSYLDEIVRPRLEPLTRGDVDPDALADYFAGLRDALADPRTVSAQSGCLLLNAAGAPIARDDAVREVIAEYRAELQRAMLAGARARWPEASAEWSGRQAGVLVSLLVTSLVLARVDPGQAVATAASALGLVRVG